From the genome of Marinobacter antarcticus, one region includes:
- a CDS encoding YheT family hydrolase — protein MWPSLFRKVRIEDPQPEALPTADNDELHLDWYRQGSNRLAIVSHGLEGHSRRPYVLGLTRALLAEGWDVLAWNFRSCGGVMNHQPRFYHSGATEDLRQVVDHGLAQDYQTVFLSGFSMGGNLTLLYLGEQGERVDSRICGAVAYSVPCDLAGSADMLALPSRRIYMQRFLKDLRVKMDEKARRFPDLIDVSGFDAIQTFHEFDDRYTAPLHGFKDAADYWAQCSALGRLKDIRVPALMVNAADDPFLSAKCFPESPSLLGAHVRLDAPKWGGHVGFVEHGRDGYYWSERRALAFLQGVV, from the coding sequence GTGTGGCCATCGCTGTTTCGCAAAGTACGGATCGAAGATCCGCAACCGGAAGCGCTTCCGACAGCCGACAATGATGAGCTCCATCTGGACTGGTATCGACAGGGTAGCAATCGCCTGGCCATTGTTTCCCACGGGCTCGAAGGGCACAGCAGGCGGCCATATGTACTGGGGCTGACACGGGCATTGCTGGCAGAAGGCTGGGATGTTCTGGCCTGGAACTTCCGCTCCTGTGGCGGTGTGATGAACCACCAGCCCAGGTTTTATCACAGCGGCGCCACTGAGGATCTGCGCCAGGTGGTCGATCACGGCTTGGCACAAGACTATCAGACGGTGTTTCTTTCCGGTTTCAGTATGGGGGGCAACCTTACTCTGTTGTATCTCGGTGAGCAGGGTGAGCGCGTTGACAGCAGAATCTGCGGCGCGGTGGCCTATTCAGTGCCCTGCGACCTCGCCGGCAGCGCAGATATGCTGGCGTTGCCCAGCCGGAGAATCTATATGCAGCGGTTCTTGAAGGATCTTCGCGTAAAAATGGACGAAAAAGCGCGAAGGTTCCCCGATCTTATCGACGTTTCGGGCTTTGATGCGATTCAGACTTTTCACGAGTTTGATGATCGCTACACAGCGCCGCTGCACGGATTCAAAGATGCCGCAGACTATTGGGCCCAGTGCTCGGCGTTGGGCAGGCTGAAGGATATTCGGGTGCCGGCTCTGATGGTTAACGCAGCGGACGATCCGTTTTTATCCGCGAAGTGTTTCCCGGAGTCGCCTTCTTTGCTGGGTGCGCACGTGCGCCTGGACGCGCCGAAGTGGGGCGGACATGTCGGTTTTGTGGAGCATGGCCGTGACGGGTATTACTGGTCTGAGCGCCGGGCTCTCGCATTTCTGCAGGGCGTAGTGTGA
- a CDS encoding arylesterase, whose protein sequence is MHTVLLYVRSIALLLVTFIAVPVSAGQQTLLVMGDSLSAAYGVPSETAWVQLLSNRLQSNGLNNWSVVNASISGETTDGGVRRLPELLEKNNPSVVIIELGGNDGLRGFPPGVIRSNLATMVEHVQGSGARAILVGMQIPPNYGQRYTQLFADIFPALSDSYNTALVPFFLDGIYDQKNLMQGDGIHPTAEAQPRLLENVWPVLEPLLE, encoded by the coding sequence ATGCATACGGTATTGCTGTACGTCAGATCAATCGCACTCCTTCTGGTTACATTTATTGCCGTGCCTGTTTCGGCTGGCCAGCAAACACTTCTGGTTATGGGGGACAGCCTCAGTGCCGCTTACGGCGTACCGTCGGAAACAGCCTGGGTTCAACTGCTGAGCAACCGCTTGCAAAGCAACGGCCTGAACAACTGGAGTGTGGTGAATGCCAGTATCAGCGGCGAAACCACAGACGGCGGTGTCCGCCGGTTGCCCGAGTTGCTTGAGAAGAATAATCCCTCCGTGGTTATCATCGAATTGGGTGGCAACGACGGCCTTCGCGGTTTCCCCCCCGGCGTGATCAGATCGAACCTTGCCACCATGGTTGAACACGTTCAGGGTTCCGGTGCCCGCGCCATTCTGGTTGGTATGCAGATACCCCCGAACTATGGCCAACGCTACACGCAGCTGTTTGCGGACATCTTTCCAGCGCTCTCAGACAGCTACAACACAGCTCTGGTTCCCTTCTTTCTCGACGGAATCTACGACCAGAAGAACCTGATGCAGGGTGATGGCATTCACCCTACTGCAGAAGCCCAGCCCAGACTTCTTGAGAACGTATGGCCGGTACTTGAGCCGCTCCTTGAATAA
- a CDS encoding ABC transporter ATP-binding protein encodes MQTINPDSQRPMLRVENLTHRVSLETDTLTILKGVSLEINRGESVAIVGRSGSGKTTLLGLLAGLDTPTEGTVELDGSIISRLSEDERARLRAHRVGFVFQSFQLLPALTALENVMLPLELAGMDAPEKRARELLERVGLGERLTHTPRQLSGGEQQRVAIARAFASAPAILFADEPTGNLDNRTGQEISDLLMALNQEQGTTLVMVTHDERLAARCARQFHIEAGELSEPVVETELAD; translated from the coding sequence ATGCAGACTATAAACCCTGATAGCCAGCGACCGATGCTGCGCGTTGAAAACCTGACCCACCGTGTAAGCCTGGAAACAGATACGCTGACGATTTTGAAGGGGGTCAGCCTTGAAATCAATCGGGGAGAATCCGTAGCCATTGTCGGCCGCTCCGGTTCCGGGAAAACCACCCTGCTGGGATTGCTAGCCGGCCTCGACACCCCAACCGAAGGAACTGTTGAACTCGACGGCTCGATAATCAGCCGGCTAAGCGAAGATGAGCGTGCCAGATTGCGTGCTCACCGGGTCGGATTCGTATTCCAGTCATTCCAGTTATTGCCGGCGCTGACCGCCCTGGAAAACGTAATGCTGCCGCTGGAGCTTGCTGGCATGGATGCGCCGGAAAAGCGCGCCCGAGAGCTTCTTGAGCGGGTCGGGCTGGGTGAGAGACTTACCCATACGCCGCGCCAGCTGTCCGGCGGCGAGCAACAGCGGGTTGCTATTGCCCGGGCGTTTGCCTCCGCCCCGGCCATCCTGTTTGCGGACGAACCTACCGGCAATCTGGATAACCGTACCGGGCAGGAAATCTCGGATTTGCTGATGGCGCTGAACCAAGAGCAGGGCACCACGCTGGTAATGGTCACCCACGATGAACGGCTGGCGGCACGCTGCGCCCGACAGTTCCATATTGAAGCGGGCGAGTTGAGCGAGCCGGTTGTTGAAACGGAGCTTGCTGACTGA
- a CDS encoding ABC transporter permease: MAAAKKLMSVRRDWRERDVRVVLAALIIAVATVATIALFASQLQRTLVSSASSFLAADRQLSAENGRPVPEPWIAEAIERGLETGRMVEFSTMVFGSDAFQLVSVKAVSSEYPLRGALEIQGAAEGSREQVQNGPAPGEVWINPRLLRLLDVGIGDTLEVGSRNLTVSGLLLREPDGGFSLSALAPRVMMHVDDVASTGVIQEGSRVEYVYLFAGNDAALESYYQWLQPQLGPSQAWEGVRDGETFSRSLDRAESFLLLGGSLAVLLAAVAVAVASRQYALSQRDTVALLKTLGLGSSGIGRLYLKRLALWGVTGMVGGLLVAVPLFWLLTRLLSEALDRPVEFQLDSSALTPALLTALVSLFAFAYPPIRRLRNVPAMRVLRSQPGETGREALPDMLIAIVAVFGLVWLYAGELSLVVSLLGGLALMLGALGLLGGLLVATLRKVRGGGHAWRLALVGLYRHRRASLSQIAVFAMTLMLATTLILVRTSLLDDWQAQLPDDAPNHFLINIAPDAVDEVAGFWKERGQPLDQLYPMVRGRLTELNGQPVKEVVSKDQRVGALNRELNLTWMASLPADNNIVDGSWFEDGEKEGVSVEAELAGKLGLVLGDELTFTIGSDKVTETVTSIRTVQWDSMKPNFYMAFPPEGGLTGMPATWITSFYLPRDRKSALNEFSRRFPTISVLEIDNVIERIQEIVRQVTQAIEAILVLILAAALVVMAAVVSATLQDRQREGALLRTLGGRQSLLVRSTMLEFALLGGFAGILGVAAAEAAVWALQFRMFEGAFSWHWQVVLPIPIISAVVLALFGRWQLRPVLSVSPMLLLRRLE; the protein is encoded by the coding sequence ATGGCTGCTGCAAAAAAGCTGATGTCTGTGCGCCGTGACTGGCGTGAGCGGGATGTGCGCGTGGTGCTCGCGGCACTGATCATTGCCGTTGCTACGGTCGCCACCATTGCCCTGTTTGCCAGCCAGTTACAACGCACCCTGGTCTCTTCTGCCAGCTCGTTTCTAGCTGCAGACAGGCAACTGTCGGCGGAAAACGGGCGCCCCGTGCCCGAGCCCTGGATTGCCGAAGCAATAGAGCGTGGTCTTGAAACCGGCCGCATGGTGGAGTTCTCCACTATGGTGTTTGGCAGCGATGCCTTTCAGCTTGTTTCGGTTAAGGCCGTCAGTAGCGAATACCCCTTGCGCGGTGCGCTTGAAATCCAGGGTGCTGCCGAAGGCTCCCGGGAACAGGTGCAAAATGGACCGGCGCCCGGCGAAGTCTGGATTAATCCCAGGCTGTTGCGGCTGCTCGATGTCGGTATCGGTGACACGTTGGAAGTCGGTAGCCGCAATCTGACCGTATCCGGTTTACTGCTCCGGGAGCCCGATGGCGGGTTCAGCCTCTCGGCACTTGCGCCCCGGGTGATGATGCATGTGGACGACGTAGCCTCCACCGGCGTTATCCAGGAGGGCAGCCGGGTTGAATACGTTTACCTGTTTGCGGGTAACGACGCGGCGCTTGAAAGTTACTATCAATGGCTGCAGCCGCAGCTCGGGCCCAGCCAGGCTTGGGAAGGCGTTCGCGATGGCGAGACCTTTTCACGTTCGCTGGATCGTGCTGAAAGCTTCCTGCTATTGGGAGGAAGCCTGGCGGTCTTGCTGGCGGCCGTCGCGGTGGCTGTTGCCAGCCGACAATATGCATTATCGCAGCGCGACACCGTCGCTCTGCTCAAAACTCTGGGCCTCGGCAGCTCGGGAATCGGGAGGCTTTACCTGAAACGGCTCGCGCTCTGGGGCGTGACCGGTATGGTTGGCGGCCTTTTGGTAGCCGTTCCGCTGTTCTGGTTGCTCACCCGGCTATTGAGCGAGGCGCTGGACCGGCCGGTAGAGTTTCAGCTGGATTCATCTGCGCTCACGCCGGCGCTCCTTACGGCCCTGGTTTCACTGTTTGCCTTTGCCTACCCGCCTATCCGGCGTCTCCGAAATGTACCGGCAATGCGCGTATTGCGTAGCCAGCCGGGTGAGACAGGCAGGGAAGCCCTGCCGGATATGCTGATTGCCATTGTCGCGGTGTTCGGGTTGGTTTGGCTGTACGCGGGTGAGCTGTCACTAGTCGTTTCCCTGCTGGGTGGCCTTGCTCTGATGCTGGGCGCTCTGGGTCTGTTGGGCGGGCTACTGGTAGCAACCCTCAGAAAGGTTCGTGGTGGCGGGCATGCCTGGCGCCTGGCCTTGGTCGGATTGTATCGCCATCGGCGCGCCAGTCTGTCGCAGATTGCCGTTTTCGCCATGACGCTGATGCTGGCAACAACCCTGATTCTGGTGCGCACGTCCTTGCTGGATGACTGGCAGGCGCAGCTTCCAGACGATGCACCAAATCACTTCCTGATTAACATTGCCCCGGATGCGGTGGATGAGGTTGCCGGCTTCTGGAAAGAGCGCGGCCAGCCATTGGACCAGCTTTATCCCATGGTGCGTGGTCGTCTGACGGAACTGAACGGCCAGCCGGTAAAAGAAGTGGTGAGCAAAGACCAGCGAGTCGGTGCTCTCAACCGGGAACTGAATCTGACCTGGATGGCTTCGCTTCCGGCTGACAACAACATAGTTGACGGCAGCTGGTTCGAGGATGGTGAGAAAGAAGGCGTATCCGTGGAGGCTGAGCTGGCGGGCAAACTTGGCCTGGTACTGGGTGATGAACTGACGTTTACCATTGGCTCCGACAAGGTCACCGAAACCGTCACCAGCATCCGCACGGTTCAGTGGGACAGCATGAAGCCTAACTTCTACATGGCCTTTCCACCGGAAGGTGGCCTTACCGGTATGCCAGCTACCTGGATAACCAGCTTTTATCTGCCAAGAGATCGTAAAAGCGCACTGAATGAGTTCTCCCGGCGTTTTCCGACCATTTCCGTGCTGGAAATCGATAATGTTATTGAGCGTATACAGGAGATTGTCCGGCAAGTTACCCAGGCCATAGAAGCGATTCTTGTGCTTATACTGGCGGCGGCGTTGGTAGTAATGGCCGCGGTCGTCAGTGCCACACTTCAGGATCGCCAAAGGGAAGGGGCGCTTTTGCGCACACTTGGCGGTCGCCAGAGCCTGCTGGTAAGAAGCACCATGCTGGAATTTGCTCTGCTCGGTGGTTTTGCCGGGATTCTAGGGGTGGCTGCGGCCGAGGCTGCGGTGTGGGCTCTGCAGTTCCGGATGTTTGAAGGGGCGTTTAGCTGGCACTGGCAGGTAGTGCTGCCTATACCGATAATCAGTGCGGTGGTACTGGCGCTGTTCGGGCGCTGGCAACTCAGGCCTGTGCTGAGTGTCTCGCCGATGCTTCTGCTGCGGCGGCTCGAATAA
- a CDS encoding substrate-binding periplasmic protein — MKYRKHLSFKAFPKHLTCISFLLAFSLSTSAANESNQKIFQFNISPNGYPPYMIVNQEAPSGIMWDVVSLISQRLGYKIVARKIPRKRVDQMLLDGYIDGTSRAIEWTHKPENFLFTDPVVDIQEVFFTPKHHDQTYQSPEDLFSKTVVAHLGYLYPELKPHFESGAIKRFDVSRDRDMFNFLLHGDRFDAAVADLLVGKWILKNEGMQDQFTVSAREISSHGFRVMLRKESQPFVDKFNAELARIRENGELKAILANYR; from the coding sequence ATGAAGTATCGGAAACACCTCAGTTTTAAAGCTTTCCCAAAACATTTGACCTGTATTTCCTTTCTGCTTGCCTTTTCCCTGAGCACAAGCGCAGCCAACGAAAGCAATCAGAAAATATTCCAATTCAACATTTCCCCGAATGGCTATCCGCCCTACATGATTGTGAATCAGGAAGCGCCTTCAGGGATTATGTGGGACGTGGTTTCGCTGATTTCCCAGCGCCTGGGTTACAAAATTGTCGCGAGGAAAATTCCCCGTAAACGCGTTGACCAGATGCTGCTGGATGGCTATATCGATGGCACATCCAGGGCAATAGAATGGACGCACAAACCAGAGAACTTTCTGTTTACTGATCCGGTTGTCGATATCCAGGAAGTTTTCTTTACGCCAAAACACCACGACCAGACATACCAATCACCGGAAGACCTTTTCTCCAAAACGGTCGTAGCCCACCTGGGCTATCTGTACCCCGAACTAAAACCGCACTTTGAATCCGGTGCTATAAAACGTTTTGACGTTTCCCGTGACCGGGACATGTTTAACTTTTTGCTTCACGGTGACCGCTTCGACGCCGCTGTGGCCGACCTCCTCGTGGGCAAATGGATACTGAAAAATGAAGGGATGCAGGATCAGTTTACGGTCTCTGCCAGGGAAATAAGCTCCCACGGCTTCCGGGTAATGCTGCGCAAGGAGAGCCAGCCTTTTGTCGACAAATTCAATGCTGAACTCGCACGTATTCGCGAGAACGGCGAACTGAAAGCTATCCTCGCGAACTACCGGTAA
- a CDS encoding iron-containing alcohol dehydrogenase — MTNTYYEFFCPVKVIAGKAALEHIPYELSGLGAKRPMIVTDKGVRAAGLLDPVIAACEESGLDIISIYDDVPPDSSTTVVRDVAAIYRKEKCDSIIVVGGGSAIDTGKAVNILVSEGGTDIAKYTGAGVLKHPLKPFFVVPTTAGTGSEVTSVAVITDEKKGVKLPFTSSFLLPNAAIIDPRMTLTLPPHITAATAMDAMTHAIESFTCMAKNPLSDAYATAAIKKVSQSLLQVMDNPKDSDGRLELAQASTMAGIAFSNSMVGLVHSLGHATGAICHLPHGMCMSLYLPYVLEYNLETIREPLGELLLYLEGPEIYAATPASRRAEASISALRKLRDALYKRCQLPRTLKETGKVSEDQLDHIAEMALDDGSIMFNPKEVTLKDARAVLQRAWA, encoded by the coding sequence ATGACTAACACTTACTATGAGTTCTTCTGCCCGGTAAAGGTTATTGCCGGCAAAGCTGCTCTTGAGCATATCCCTTACGAACTGAGCGGGCTGGGCGCCAAACGCCCGATGATTGTGACCGACAAGGGCGTTCGCGCCGCCGGCCTGCTGGATCCTGTGATCGCAGCCTGCGAAGAAAGCGGCCTGGACATCATCAGCATTTACGACGATGTGCCGCCGGATTCCTCAACCACCGTGGTTCGAGATGTCGCCGCTATTTACCGCAAGGAAAAGTGCGACTCCATCATTGTGGTTGGTGGTGGCTCCGCCATTGATACCGGCAAAGCCGTGAACATTCTGGTGTCGGAAGGCGGTACGGATATTGCCAAATACACGGGCGCTGGCGTGCTCAAGCATCCGCTCAAGCCGTTTTTTGTGGTGCCCACCACAGCGGGAACCGGTTCGGAAGTCACGTCCGTTGCAGTGATAACCGATGAGAAAAAAGGCGTAAAGCTGCCCTTTACCTCCTCTTTCCTGCTGCCTAACGCCGCTATTATCGACCCACGCATGACGCTGACGCTGCCGCCCCACATTACGGCGGCAACAGCCATGGATGCCATGACCCACGCCATCGAATCTTTCACCTGCATGGCAAAGAATCCGCTGAGCGATGCCTATGCCACTGCGGCCATCAAAAAAGTCAGCCAGTCGCTGTTGCAAGTAATGGACAATCCGAAAGACAGCGACGGCAGGCTGGAGCTGGCGCAGGCTTCCACCATGGCAGGCATTGCGTTTTCCAACTCCATGGTCGGGCTGGTGCACTCCCTTGGCCACGCTACCGGCGCTATCTGCCACCTGCCCCATGGCATGTGCATGAGCCTGTACCTGCCCTATGTGCTTGAGTACAACCTTGAAACCATTCGCGAGCCATTGGGTGAGCTGTTGCTGTATCTGGAAGGCCCGGAGATATACGCTGCCACGCCCGCCAGCCGTCGCGCGGAAGCCAGCATTTCAGCCCTGCGTAAGCTGAGGGACGCGCTTTACAAACGTTGCCAGCTGCCCCGTACGCTGAAAGAAACAGGTAAGGTATCCGAAGATCAGCTGGATCATATTGCAGAAATGGCGCTGGACGATGGCTCTATCATGTTCAACCCGAAAGAGGTGACTCTGAAGGATGCCCGTGCCGTGCTGCAACGCGCCTGGGCCTGA